A stretch of the Uranotaenia lowii strain MFRU-FL chromosome 3, ASM2978415v1, whole genome shotgun sequence genome encodes the following:
- the LOC129758241 gene encoding serine protease 1-like, with protein sequence MNKLILVVLALLVASASAISNGHEAEPSRVPWAAGVLIHGGSGHSFCSGALISARHVLTSAACINNQPQTMTIALGASSMASIEQVIGVSHILPHPRFSSLLNRDDIAILTMNRDATINDHVRPVQLPRHSDMATNFNGWMATTAGWGNTGNRDNERIPVERLSFVQESIISNFACGITHSFIRDEHICKSTSEGGACNGDEGGPVTIQEAGRTFLIGIHSFHFDGIRGCDRGRAAVNTRITHYLDWIEEHTGIVAPR encoded by the exons ATGAACAAGTTAATTCTCGTTGTGCTAGCGCTTCTGGTAGCTAGTGCCAGTGCCATTTCCAATGGCCACGAAGCCGAACCCTCCCGAGTTCCTTGGGCGGCCGGTGTCCTCATTCATGGTGGATCCGGACATTCCTTCTGCAGTGGGGCCTTGATATCCGCACGCCATGTTTTAACATCGGCTGCTTGCATCAACAA TCAACCTCAAACGATGACCATCGCTTTGGGAGCCAGTTCGATGGCCAGCATCGAGCAGGTCATCGGAGTTTCGCACATTCTACCGCATCCGAGGTTCAGCTCGCTGTTGAACCGCGATGATATTGCCATTCTGACGATGAACCGAGACGCCACCATCAACGATCACGTCCGACCGGTGCAACTGCCCAGGCATTCCGATATGGCCACAAACTTCAACGGGTGGATGGCAACTACAGCCGGTTGGGGTAATACCGGGAACCGAGACAACGAACGGATTCCGGTAGAGCGATTAAGTTTCGTTCAGGAATCCATCATTTCGAACTTCGCCTGTGGAATTACGCACAGCTTCATCCGCGATGAGCACATTTGCAAATCGACCAGTGAAGGAGGAGCGTGTAAT GGTGATGAAGGTGGTCCGGTAACTATTCAGGAAGCTGGTCGTACTTTCCTGATTGGTATTCATTCGTTCCACTTCGATGGCATTAGAGGGTGCGATCGAGGTCGTGCCGCTGTGAACACGCGCATTACCCACTATCTGGACTGGATCGAGGAGCATACCGGCATTGTGGCGCCGCGATGA
- the LOC129758448 gene encoding brachyurin-like produces the protein MKLVYAFLWFVAFAAKASVAISSTDPETQISGGTDAGPNEFPFVVGLLISGEETHQFCAGVLISPRHVLTTANCVIRQTTLTIMLGSSDITRMQQFIPVMNIRIHWNHSSTFINRADLAILTMVRAANLNDSVAVARLPRRSQLGTTFEGFGATLVGWGYSGNREDETIPLQHLQVVRNPIITNRSCSLSHRFITDEHVCSGGDNGGPCDGDQGGPVMITENGEPVVIAIHSFHFSGIRGCDRGRSSVHTRITEHFDWIEEFSDAVISD, from the exons ATGAAGCTCGTCTACGCTTTCCTATGGTTTGTGGCTTTCGCGGCTAAAGCGAGCGTCGCCATTAGCAGCACGGATCCGGAGACACAAATCAGCGGTGGTACCGATGCTGGACCGAACGAATTCCCTTTCGTGGTGGGACTACTGATTTCCGGAGAAGAAACCCACCAATTTTGTGCTGGGGTGCTGATTAGTCCTCGCCATGTTCTAACAACGGCCAACTGCGTTATCCG ACAAACAACGCTAACGATAATGCTAGGTTCATCGGACATCACCCGAATGCAGCAGTTCATTCCGGTGATGAACATCCGAATTCACTGGAACCACAGCTCTACGTTTATCAACCGTGCCGATTTGGCCATTTTGACAATGGTTCGGGCCGCAAATTTGAACGATTCCGTTGCGGTAGCTCGACTTCCGAGACGATCTCAACTGGGTACGACATTCGAGGGTTTCGGTGCCACCCTCGTTGGCTGGGGTTACTCGGGCAATCGAGAGGATGAAACAATTCCGCTCCAGCATCTCCAGGTGGTGCGTAACCCGATCATCACGAATCGTTCCTGCAGCCTCTCCCATCGATTCATCACCGATGAGCACGTTTGCAGTGGAGGTGACAACGGTGGACCGTGTGAC GGTGATCAAGGAGGTCCGGTGATGATCACCGAAAATGGTGAACCCGTGGTGATTGCAATTCATTCGTTCCACTTTAGCGGTATCAGAGGGTGTGACAGGGGACGATCTTCGGTGCACACTCGGATCACCGAGCATTTTGATTGGATTGAAGAATTTTCCGATGCCGTGATAAGCGATTAG
- the LOC129758501 gene encoding brachyurin-like — protein sequence MPRFLILLLFVCIASAVSPPESNGRISNGENSSPYDFPSAVGLLISGTSDHTFCGGVLISTRFILTAARCVVGTNTITVLAGASDMTRIVDVIPVLNIPSHIIIHPNYSSFFNRDDLAIIQLSRPIVASDLVQIANLPRRYHVPFTFNGWNSTIVGWGSSGNRENEPLPQQHLQHAHGEIISNFVCGLSHSFVREGHVCTATEFGGPCDGDEGSPIYAEVDGEKLVLAIHSFHFSGIRGCDRGRSAVNTRLTEYLDWIEQNTDVVILN from the exons ATGCCTAGGTTCCTCATACTTCTGCTATTCGTGTGCATTGCGTCAGCAGTCTCACCACCCGAATCCAACGGAAGAATCAGCAATGGAGAAAACTCATCCCCCTACGACTTTCCTTCTGCTGTTGGGCTACTGATCTCCGGGACCTCGGACCATACCTTCTGCGGCGGAGTGTTGATTTCTACACGATTCATCCTAACTGCAGCCAGATGTGTTGTTGGTACAAATACGATCACTGTCCTAGCAGGAGCCAGCGATATGACGCGGATCGTTGATGTCATTCCGGTCCTGAACATTCCTTCGCACATTATCATCCATCCCAACTACAGTTCGTTTTTCAATCGAGACGATTTAGCAATAATTCAGCTGTCCCGCCCGATCGTAGCCAGTGATCTGGTTCAGATAGCGAATCTACCGAGACGATATCACGTACCCTTCACCTTCAACGGTTGGAACTCGACGATCGTCGGGTGGGGTAGTTCCGGAAACCGGGAAAACGAACCCCTCCCTCAGCAACATCTACAACACGCCCATGGTGAAATAATTTCCAACTTCGTTTGCGGACTGTCCCATTCGTTTGTGCGGGAAGGTCATGTTTGTACCGCGACCGAATTTGGTGGACCTTGTGAT GGTGACGAGGGTAGTCCCATCTATGCGGAGGTCGATGGTGAAAAGCTTGTGCTGGCCATACATTCGTTTCACTTTTCCGGTATCCGAGGGTGTGATCGGGGTAGATCGGCCGTCAATACCAGGCTGACCGAGTATTTGGATTGGATCGAACAGAATACCGATGTGGTGATTTTAAATTAG